The following proteins are encoded in a genomic region of Notolabrus celidotus isolate fNotCel1 chromosome 19, fNotCel1.pri, whole genome shotgun sequence:
- the LOC117831089 gene encoding metal transporter CNNM3 — protein MVASLAGLRVLLMLLLFCGIRDGSCSLEAPLVLGLRLEDPAGLVCMKDRIISAPTGSRFRIRLFGTDLNASWPWVAFAGGAGGAAGGVGDAPDPCTKETNRKESSFQVTGDFKPDEAYSGLITVQVQKKSLPAGAAGGEQTFHHLCVRNGEGWVSVGPDRLRVNTDRGLPVDHIPPWGLAVLVVLLLVVCGVLRTVNLSLLWLDPVELYVLHSCGSEEEKRAAKRLEPIRRRGNFMACSLLFLCVLGHSVLGVLLYRALGSILSAVFTSGFLIFFLAELAPHILCSGYGFQLAPGLTWLAQVCMVLTCPLSCPLGLILDLGLRRDISTCGIRERAMEMIRTSVNDPYSEFVKEEFSRGMLRSKTVEDILTPLKDCFMLPSSAVLDFSTMSEIMQSGYTRVPIYEEEKSNIVEILYVKDLALVDPEDCTPMTTITKFYNHPLHFVFNDTKLDAMLEEFKKGNSHMAIVQKVNNEGEGDPFYEVLGLVTLEDVIEEIIKSEILDESDGYLDRKVKRPLAPLEIPLEPRSVHEEFSLFKPPEGEPKIQTSPQLLLATHRFLSREVEHFSPARVSEKVLFHLLRHPSVNQEVHFDPNNRLSAGHYLYTRNHPVDYFILLLQGRVEVEIGKEGLKFENGAFTYYGVSALTLPSSVHQSPVSTQRHSPRDPFESAEATSPSSYCPDYTVRALTDLQLIRVTRLQYLNALMASRVGQSPDPPEIKILPNSQTKLLNDRNTTQGGSKAAESSTEEEAHG, from the exons GGATCATCTCTGCGCCAACAGGATCCAGGTTCAGGATCCGTCTGTTCGGGACTGACCTGAATGCGAGCTGGCCGTGGGTGGCGTTCGCAGGGGGGGCTGGTGGAGCAGCAGGGGGGGTCGGGGATGCTCCAGACCCCTGCACGAAGGAGACCAACAGAAAGGAGTCCTCTTTCCAGGTGACGGGGGACTTCAAACCGGATGAAGCCTACAGTGGACTCATAACGGTCCAGGTCCAGAAGAAGAGCCTCCCTGCGGGGGCAGCTGGAGGCGAGCAGACCTTCCACCACCTGTGCGTCCGGAACGGGGAGGGATGGGTCTCTGTGGGCCCGGACAGGCTGCGGGTGAACACGGACAGGGGTCTCCCCGTAGACCACATCCCGCCGTGGGGTCTGGCTGTGCTCgtagtgctgctgctggtggtgtgCGGGGTCCTGAGGACTGTGAACCTGAGCCTGCTGTGGCTGGACCCCGTGGAGCTCTACGTCCTGCACAGCTGCGGGTccgaggaggagaagagggccGCCAAGCGCCTGGAGCCCATCAGGAGGAGGGGGAACTTCATG GCCTGCTCCCTGCTGTTCCTCTGTGTTCTGGGACACTCGGTCCTGGGGGTCCTCTTGTACCGGGCTCTGGGTTCCATCCTCTCCGCCGTGTTCACCAGCGGCTTCCTTATCTTCTTCCTGGCTGAGCTGGCCCCCCACATCCTGTGCTCGGGGTACGGGTTCCAGCTGGCCCCGGGTCTGACCTGGCTGGCCCAGGTTTGCATGGTGCTCACCTGTCCCCTGTCCTGCCCTCTGGGGCTAATCCTGGACCTGGGGCTCAGGAGGGACATCAGCACCTGTGGGATCAGGGAGAGGGCGATGGAGATGATCCGGACTAGTGTGAACGACCCGTACAG TGAGTTCGTGAAGGAGGAGTTCAGCAGAGGGATGCTGCGCAGTAAGACGGTGGAGGACATCCTGACCCCCCTGAAGGACTGCTTCATGCTGCCCAGCTCGGCGGTCCTGGACTTCTCCACCATGTCTGAGATCATGCAGAGCGGATACACCAGGGTGCCGATCTACGAGGAGGAGAA GTCAAACATCGTGGAGATCCTCTACGTAAAGGACTTGGCTCTGGTGGATCCAGAAGACTGCACCCCCATGACGACCATCACCAAGTTCTACAACCACCCGCTGCACTTCGTCTTCAACGACACCAAACTGGACGCCATGCTGGAGGAGTTCAAGAAAG GGAACTCTCACATGGCGATCGTTCAGAAGGTGAACAACGAGGGAGAGGGGGATCCGTTCTACGAGGTGCTGGGATTGGTCACCTTAGAGGACGTCATCGAGGAGATCATCAAATCAGAGATCCTGGATGAATCTGACGGCTACT TGGACAGGAAAGTGAAGCGTCCCCTCGCCCCGCTGGAGATCCCTCTGGAGCCTCGCAGCGTGCACGAGGAGTTCTCTCTCTTCAAGCCTCCCGAGGGGGAACCCAAGATCCAGACGTCACCGCAACTCCTGCTGGCTACTCACCGCTTCCTCtccagag AGGTGGAGCACTTCAGCCCGGCTCGAGTCTCCGAGAAGGTCCTGTTCCACCTGCTGCGTCACCCCAGTGTCAACCAGGAGGTTCACTTTGACCCCAACAACCGTCTGAGCGCGGGTCACTACCTGTACACCAGAAACCACCCGGTGGATTacttcatcctgctgctgcag GGCCGTGTTGAGGTGGAGATCGGGAAAGAGGGGCTGAAGTTTGAGAACGGGGCGTTCACGTACTACGGCGTGTCTGCGCTGACGCTGCCATCTTCAG tgcACCAGTCTCCAGTGTCGACCCAGCGTCACTCTCCCAGGGATCCCTTTGAGTCGGCAGAAGCTACGAGCCCGTCCAGCTACTGTCCTGACTACACCGTCCGAGCGCTCACCGACCTGCAGCTCAtacgg GTGACACGTCTCCAGTATTTGAACGCTCTGATGGCGTCCCGGGTCGGTCAGAGTCCAGATCCACCTGAGATTAAGATCCTGCCCAACAGTCAGACCAAGCTGCTCAACGACAGAAACACCACACAAG GTGGCAGTAAAGCTGCGGAGAGCTCCACAGAAGAAGAGGCTCATGGGTAG